In Erythrobacter litoralis HTCC2594, a single genomic region encodes these proteins:
- a CDS encoding enoyl-CoA hydratase-related protein: protein MSYETILTETDGAVTIITLNRPKALNALSSVVLEELIDAFAAYQADDSQLCAILTGSGDKAFAAGADIKEMSEKAAADFYLQDFFAKWTSHIVKTTRKPWIAAVNGFALGGGCELAMMADFIIASENAKFGQPEIKLGVAPGMGGSQRLTRAVGKSKAMEMCLTGRMMGAEEAERSNLVAKVVPHEELMAEAKKTAALIASMPPMAAIANKEMVNSAFEMTLDQGLVQERRLFQILTASEDKKEGMAAFIDKRDGNWKGR, encoded by the coding sequence ATGAGCTACGAAACCATCCTGACCGAAACCGACGGCGCGGTGACCATCATCACGCTCAACCGGCCCAAGGCGTTGAATGCACTCTCAAGCGTCGTGCTGGAAGAACTGATCGACGCCTTCGCTGCGTATCAGGCAGACGACAGCCAGCTTTGCGCGATCCTGACCGGAAGCGGCGACAAGGCCTTTGCCGCAGGTGCCGACATCAAGGAAATGAGCGAGAAGGCCGCGGCCGATTTCTACCTGCAGGACTTCTTCGCCAAGTGGACCAGCCATATCGTCAAGACCACGCGCAAGCCGTGGATCGCAGCGGTCAATGGCTTCGCGCTGGGCGGCGGGTGCGAGCTGGCCATGATGGCCGATTTCATCATCGCCAGCGAAAACGCCAAGTTCGGCCAGCCCGAGATCAAGCTCGGCGTCGCCCCCGGCATGGGCGGTAGCCAGCGGCTGACGCGCGCGGTCGGCAAGTCGAAGGCCATGGAAATGTGCTTGACCGGCCGGATGATGGGTGCGGAAGAGGCCGAGCGCAGCAACCTTGTCGCCAAGGTCGTGCCGCATGAGGAACTGATGGCCGAAGCCAAAAAGACCGCCGCACTGATCGCCTCGATGCCGCCGATGGCCGCGATTGCGAACAAGGAAATGGTCAACAGCGCTTTCGAAATGACACTCGACCAAGGCTTGGTGCAAGAGCGCCGCCTGTTCCAGATCCTCACCGCGAGCGAGGACAAGAAGGAAGGCATGGCCGCGTTTATCGACAAGCGTGACGGAAACTGGAAGGGGCGCTGA
- the mmsB gene encoding 3-hydroxyisobutyrate dehydrogenase, whose protein sequence is MRIAFIGLGNMGGGMAANLVKAGHDVQAFDLSQAALDTAKDNGCTPFTSIKDTCEGAEAVVTMLPNGEIVRQVYVDDVIGSAPKGAVLIDCSTIDVATARQVEAIAVGAGYEMVDAPVSGGIAAANGGTLTFMVGGTESAFGRAKLILEAMGKAVIHAGDAGNGQAAKICNNMLLAIHMIGTCEAFRMAEKLGLDPQTFYDISSVSSGQNWSMTSYCPVPGVGPQSPSDNDYQGGFATALMLKDLRLAMEAAETADAATPMGARAASIYEDFNGAGNGGLDFSAIIKML, encoded by the coding sequence ATGAGAATCGCATTTATCGGCCTCGGCAATATGGGCGGCGGGATGGCCGCGAACCTCGTCAAGGCGGGGCACGATGTGCAGGCCTTCGACCTCAGCCAGGCCGCGCTCGATACGGCGAAAGACAATGGCTGCACGCCCTTCACCTCGATCAAGGACACATGCGAAGGCGCAGAGGCGGTCGTCACGATGCTGCCCAATGGCGAGATCGTCCGGCAGGTCTACGTCGACGATGTCATCGGCAGTGCGCCAAAAGGTGCCGTGCTGATCGACTGTTCGACGATCGACGTCGCAACGGCGCGGCAGGTCGAAGCGATTGCGGTTGGCGCGGGTTACGAGATGGTCGATGCGCCGGTCTCCGGCGGGATCGCGGCGGCCAACGGCGGCACGCTGACATTCATGGTCGGCGGGACCGAGAGCGCCTTCGGCCGCGCCAAGCTGATCCTCGAAGCCATGGGCAAGGCCGTGATCCACGCCGGCGACGCAGGCAACGGCCAGGCGGCCAAGATTTGCAACAACATGCTGCTGGCGATCCACATGATCGGCACCTGCGAAGCATTCAGGATGGCCGAGAAGCTCGGCCTCGACCCCCAGACATTCTACGACATCTCTTCTGTCAGCTCGGGCCAGAACTGGTCGATGACGAGCTATTGCCCTGTCCCCGGCGTCGGCCCGCAAAGCCCCTCCGATAATGATTACCAGGGCGGTTTTGCCACTGCGCTGATGCTGAAGGATTTGCGTCTGGCGATGGAAGCCGCGGAAACGGCGGATGCGGCCACGCCGATGGGCGCACGTGCGGCGTCGATCTATGAAGATTTCAACGGGGCAGGCAACGGCGGACTGGATTTCAGCGCCATCATCAAGATGCTTTAG
- the mobA gene encoding molybdenum cofactor guanylyltransferase — protein MTQKVTALIMAGKRSGILDPLAERAGVNQKCVVPVGGKPMIQHVVEAVSACDRIDKIHVVAHEPDEIAEIPIVAELLASGRLVFKPGAFNLVDSVFAGAEGAEFPLLITTADNCLVTPEGYAEFVEKALAAEAGAGAALARKEDVIAADPEGQAKFYQFKDGGFSNCNMYWIGSEGALGAAEVMRGGGQFVKFPSRIAKAFGWTNLLRFYLGGGSKEKLFEQVSKRFGYKLVPIEMSSGEFAIDVDNERTFRVTEKLLAKRAAAG, from the coding sequence ATGACCCAGAAAGTCACAGCCCTGATCATGGCCGGTAAACGGTCCGGCATCCTCGACCCGCTGGCCGAACGCGCGGGCGTTAACCAGAAATGCGTCGTCCCGGTCGGCGGCAAGCCGATGATCCAGCACGTCGTCGAAGCCGTTTCCGCCTGCGACCGGATCGACAAGATCCATGTCGTCGCGCACGAGCCTGACGAGATCGCCGAAATCCCGATCGTCGCGGAATTGCTCGCGTCGGGTCGGCTTGTATTCAAGCCGGGCGCCTTCAACCTCGTCGACAGCGTATTCGCCGGGGCCGAGGGGGCGGAGTTTCCGCTACTCATCACGACGGCCGATAATTGCCTCGTGACCCCGGAAGGCTATGCCGAATTCGTAGAGAAGGCGCTCGCCGCTGAGGCCGGTGCCGGAGCGGCCCTCGCGCGCAAGGAAGATGTCATCGCCGCCGACCCTGAAGGTCAGGCCAAGTTCTACCAGTTCAAGGACGGTGGTTTTTCCAACTGCAATATGTACTGGATCGGCAGCGAAGGCGCGCTCGGCGCCGCCGAAGTCATGCGCGGCGGCGGCCAGTTCGTGAAATTCCCGAGCCGCATCGCCAAGGCCTTCGGCTGGACGAACCTGCTGCGCTTCTATCTCGGCGGCGGCAGCAAGGAGAAGCTGTTCGAACAGGTCTCCAAGCGGTTCGGCTACAAGCTGGTGCCGATCGAGATGTCGAGCGGCGAGTTTGCCATCGATGTCGATAACGAGCGGACCTTCCGCGTGACCGAGAAGCTGCTCGCCAAGCGCGCGGCGGCCGGCTGA
- a CDS encoding lipopolysaccharide biosynthesis protein has product MRRIFKNMGWLLSGRGFNAVLSLAYLALATRTLGLDGFGYFAIIVALGQTVTGLVNFQTWQFVVRWGAGTDGPARAAGFAVGLDLLSAFVGAIFSAILVYTAQLWLPLPDELLWVAFGYCIVSLLAIRSTPTGLLRLRFEYGRATAAEAVQPLIRAIGAGLAVLFMPSVTGFILAWAAAEVCVAAALWYAALQKDKLDLGEVSLTAIPNAHPGAWRFVLSTNALGSLQIAAKQVMILAVGAIGGEAFAGGFRIASQLGQALVQLAQTISKAIYPELVHAQERAAEIARRMANVALLGGAIAVLVALLFGREALVLIAGQGFRGVYWAMVILAIGGAVELVGASLESLLVSAGRAGTAFIVRAVPMALAFALLETAMGWQELKGAALCLLGASALAVIGFWVAILGQQGIRIEVDGDDERETRAAK; this is encoded by the coding sequence GTGCGGCGCATCTTCAAGAACATGGGCTGGCTGCTCAGCGGGCGTGGCTTCAACGCCGTGCTCAGCCTGGCCTATCTGGCGCTGGCGACCCGTACGCTGGGCCTCGATGGTTTCGGTTATTTCGCGATCATCGTCGCGCTGGGACAGACGGTCACCGGCCTTGTCAATTTCCAGACCTGGCAATTCGTTGTACGCTGGGGTGCAGGGACCGATGGTCCTGCCCGCGCGGCTGGATTTGCGGTCGGGCTGGACCTGCTCTCGGCCTTCGTCGGCGCGATCTTCTCCGCGATACTGGTTTATACCGCACAGCTCTGGCTGCCGTTGCCGGACGAATTGCTGTGGGTCGCTTTCGGCTATTGCATCGTTTCGCTGCTGGCGATCCGGTCGACCCCTACCGGCCTCTTGCGGCTGCGGTTCGAATATGGCCGCGCGACCGCGGCAGAAGCAGTCCAGCCGCTGATACGGGCGATCGGTGCGGGGCTCGCAGTTTTGTTCATGCCCTCGGTCACGGGCTTCATCCTCGCCTGGGCAGCGGCCGAAGTGTGCGTAGCGGCAGCGCTGTGGTACGCCGCCTTGCAGAAGGACAAGCTCGACCTCGGCGAAGTCAGCCTCACCGCCATTCCCAACGCGCATCCCGGCGCATGGCGCTTCGTCCTCTCGACCAATGCGCTCGGCAGCCTGCAAATCGCGGCGAAGCAGGTGATGATCCTCGCGGTGGGCGCCATCGGCGGCGAAGCGTTCGCCGGCGGTTTCCGCATTGCCAGCCAGTTGGGTCAGGCGCTGGTGCAGCTCGCGCAAACGATCTCGAAAGCGATCTACCCCGAACTGGTCCATGCGCAGGAACGTGCTGCCGAGATCGCCCGCCGGATGGCCAATGTCGCTCTGTTAGGAGGTGCCATAGCTGTTCTGGTTGCGCTGCTGTTCGGACGCGAGGCGCTGGTCCTCATCGCCGGACAAGGCTTCCGCGGCGTCTATTGGGCGATGGTGATCCTCGCCATTGGCGGCGCGGTCGAATTGGTCGGCGCCAGCCTGGAGTCGCTGCTCGTTAGCGCCGGGCGTGCCGGCACGGCCTTTATCGTGCGGGCGGTACCCATGGCGCTTGCGTTCGCGCTGCTCGAAACCGCCATGGGCTGGCAGGAATTGAAAGGCGCAGCGCTCTGCCTGCTCGGCGCGAGCGCGCTCGCCGTGATCGGCTTCTGGGTCGCGATCCTCGGCCAGCAGGGCATCCGCATCGAAGTCGACGGCGACGACGAGCGCGAAACGCGCGCAGCCAAGTAG
- the gcvPB gene encoding aminomethyl-transferring glycine dehydrogenase subunit GcvPB gives MNAPNASGWKPAMVPAGEDGLHNGPATTTGNRALMLEEPLLFEIGHAETTGVDLPENSGESSSRLGGLDRSEPIGLVGLTEPETVRHYTRLSRQNYGIDLGLFPLGSCTMKHNPRLNEKVARMPGFADIHPLQPVATVRGALEVINELAFWLIDLTGMHGVAMSPKAGAHGELCGILCIRAALEARGDAREVILVPESAHGTNPATAAFAGYKVEDIPATPEGRVDLDALKKRLGPDVAGVMITNPNTCGLFERDMKAISDAVHEAGGFVYCDGANFNAIVGKVRPGDLGVDAMHINLHKTFSTPHGGGGPGSGPVVLSEALSPFGPLPYTARTKDGVVHLIEEEDAERFSQEHFDGRMQHFGRMTAFHGQMGMFTRALSYILSHGADGLKQVAEDAVLNANYVLRSLEDVLDAPFGKSGPCMHEALFSDRGFTGDLSTLDLAKGLIDEGYHPMTVYFPLVVHGAMLVEPTETESKAALDQFITAFRSVAERAKAGDESLKEAPYYAPRRRLDETQAARKPMLAWQGETAPAGKPTMTEQGGS, from the coding sequence ATGAACGCGCCGAACGCATCGGGCTGGAAGCCCGCCATGGTCCCCGCAGGCGAAGATGGCCTCCATAACGGTCCGGCCACCACCACCGGCAACCGCGCTCTGATGCTGGAGGAACCGCTGTTGTTCGAGATCGGTCATGCCGAAACGACCGGCGTCGACCTGCCGGAGAATTCAGGCGAAAGTTCGTCACGCCTCGGTGGGTTGGATCGATCCGAGCCTATCGGCCTCGTCGGCCTGACCGAACCGGAAACGGTGCGCCATTACACGCGCCTCAGCAGGCAAAACTACGGCATCGACCTCGGGCTCTTCCCGCTCGGCAGCTGTACGATGAAACACAATCCGCGCCTCAACGAGAAGGTCGCGCGGATGCCGGGATTTGCCGATATCCATCCGCTGCAACCCGTGGCCACGGTGCGCGGCGCGCTGGAAGTCATCAACGAACTGGCATTCTGGCTGATCGACCTCACCGGCATGCACGGCGTGGCGATGAGCCCCAAGGCGGGCGCGCATGGCGAACTGTGTGGCATATTGTGCATCCGCGCCGCGCTGGAGGCGCGCGGGGACGCGCGCGAAGTGATCCTGGTGCCCGAAAGCGCGCATGGCACCAATCCGGCGACCGCCGCCTTTGCCGGCTACAAGGTCGAGGATATCCCGGCGACGCCGGAGGGCCGTGTGGACCTCGACGCGTTGAAAAAGCGCCTTGGACCCGACGTGGCCGGGGTGATGATCACCAATCCCAATACGTGCGGGCTGTTCGAACGCGACATGAAGGCGATTTCGGATGCGGTCCACGAAGCGGGCGGCTTCGTCTATTGCGACGGCGCGAACTTCAACGCCATCGTCGGCAAGGTGCGGCCGGGCGATCTCGGCGTCGATGCCATGCACATCAACCTGCACAAGACGTTCTCCACTCCGCATGGCGGCGGCGGACCGGGCAGCGGGCCCGTGGTGCTCAGCGAAGCCCTCTCGCCCTTCGGGCCCTTGCCCTACACCGCCCGCACCAAAGACGGCGTGGTGCATCTCATCGAAGAAGAAGATGCCGAGAGATTTTCGCAGGAACATTTCGACGGGCGGATGCAGCATTTCGGGCGCATGACCGCGTTCCACGGACAGATGGGCATGTTCACCCGCGCGCTCAGCTACATCCTCAGCCATGGGGCCGACGGGTTGAAGCAGGTCGCGGAAGACGCGGTCCTCAATGCCAATTACGTGCTGCGTAGCCTCGAAGACGTGCTCGACGCGCCCTTCGGCAAGTCGGGGCCGTGCATGCACGAAGCGCTCTTTAGCGATAGAGGCTTTACGGGCGACCTTTCCACACTCGATCTTGCCAAAGGTCTGATCGACGAAGGCTATCACCCGATGACGGTGTACTTCCCGCTCGTGGTGCACGGCGCAATGCTGGTCGAGCCGACCGAGACCGAAAGCAAGGCCGCGCTCGACCAGTTCATCACAGCTTTTCGCTCGGTCGCCGAGCGGGCCAAGGCGGGCGATGAGAGCTTGAAGGAAGCACCCTACTACGCCCCGCGCAGGCGTCTCGACGAAACGCAGGCCGCGCGCAAGCCGATGCTGGCGTGGCAGGGGGAGACCGCGCCGGCGGGTAAGCCGACGATGACGGAACAGGGCGGGAGCTAA
- the gcvPA gene encoding aminomethyl-transferring glycine dehydrogenase subunit GcvPA has translation MRYLPLTDTDRSEMLSVVGASSIDDLFVDVPKEARLDGPIRDLPMHASEMAVEKHMRARAAKNLVAGDVPFFLGAGAYRHHVPASVDHIIQRGEFLTAYTPYQPEIAQGTLQMLFEFQTQVAKLYGCEVANASMYDGSTACWEAISMASRVTKRNRAVLSGALHPHYSEVAKTMAKYLGLEIADAQPAIQAAPDNAGLTSRIDENTSCVVVQYPDILGRIADLTEIAEAAHAKGALLIVVNTEPVALGAIKSPGEMGADIVVGEGQSLGVGLQFGGPYLGLFAVRDKKHVRQMPGRLCGETVDAEGKRGFVLTLSTREQHIRREKATSNICTNSGLCALAFSVHMTLLGEVGLRRLAAENHRLACLTADRLAKVPGVTVLNDTFFNEFTIQVGQDAREIVRTLADKGVLAGVSLGRLYPDVERLSDALIVATTETTSEDDIEALGSALEEVLA, from the coding sequence ATGCGTTACCTACCCCTGACCGATACCGATCGCAGCGAGATGCTCAGCGTCGTCGGCGCGTCCTCAATCGACGACCTGTTCGTGGACGTGCCCAAAGAGGCGCGGCTCGACGGGCCGATCCGCGATCTGCCGATGCATGCCAGCGAAATGGCGGTCGAAAAGCACATGCGGGCGCGGGCGGCGAAAAATCTCGTCGCAGGTGACGTGCCGTTTTTCCTCGGGGCCGGGGCCTATCGCCACCACGTGCCGGCCAGCGTCGACCACATCATCCAGCGCGGTGAATTCCTGACCGCCTACACGCCCTACCAGCCGGAAATCGCGCAGGGCACGCTGCAGATGCTGTTCGAATTCCAGACGCAGGTCGCCAAGCTCTATGGCTGCGAAGTCGCCAATGCCTCGATGTACGATGGCTCGACCGCATGCTGGGAGGCGATCAGCATGGCCAGCCGCGTAACCAAGCGGAACCGCGCGGTGCTGTCGGGCGCGCTCCACCCGCATTATTCCGAAGTCGCCAAGACCATGGCGAAATATCTCGGCCTCGAAATCGCCGACGCGCAGCCCGCCATCCAGGCGGCACCGGACAATGCCGGCCTAACCTCGCGGATCGACGAGAACACCTCCTGCGTCGTCGTGCAGTATCCCGATATTCTCGGCCGCATTGCCGACCTCACCGAAATCGCCGAAGCGGCCCATGCCAAGGGCGCGCTGTTGATCGTCGTCAACACCGAGCCGGTGGCGCTTGGCGCGATAAAGTCGCCGGGAGAGATGGGCGCGGATATCGTAGTGGGGGAAGGCCAGTCACTCGGGGTCGGCCTGCAATTCGGAGGGCCTTATCTCGGCCTCTTCGCGGTGCGCGACAAGAAGCACGTGCGCCAGATGCCGGGCCGCCTGTGCGGCGAGACCGTCGATGCCGAGGGCAAACGTGGCTTCGTCCTGACGCTCTCGACCCGCGAGCAACATATCCGCCGCGAGAAAGCGACCTCCAATATCTGCACCAACAGCGGCCTGTGCGCGCTTGCCTTCAGTGTCCATATGACCTTGCTCGGCGAGGTCGGATTGCGACGGCTGGCGGCTGAGAACCACCGGTTGGCCTGCTTGACGGCGGACCGGCTGGCAAAAGTGCCGGGCGTCACTGTGCTCAACGATACGTTCTTCAACGAATTCACGATCCAGGTCGGGCAGGATGCGCGTGAAATTGTGCGCACCCTCGCCGACAAGGGCGTGCTCGCAGGCGTCTCGCTCGGGCGGCTCTATCCCGATGTCGAGCGGCTGTCCGATGCGCTCATCGTCGCAACGACCGAAACCACGAGCGAGGACGACATCGAAGCCCTCGGCTCCGCTCTCGAGGAGGTGCTGGCATGA
- the gcvH gene encoding glycine cleavage system protein GcvH gives MARYFTDEHEWIDLEGDLATVGITDYAQEQLGDIVFVELPEVGSNVDKGGEAAVVESVKAASDVYAPITGEVMEANAALEEDPALVNTSPEEEGWFFRMTVADKSELDGLMDAKAYKAFCDEL, from the coding sequence ATGGCCCGTTACTTTACCGATGAACATGAATGGATCGATCTCGAAGGCGACCTCGCGACGGTCGGCATCACCGATTACGCGCAGGAGCAGCTGGGCGATATCGTCTTCGTCGAGCTGCCCGAGGTCGGCAGTAATGTCGACAAGGGGGGGGAAGCGGCGGTCGTAGAGAGCGTCAAGGCCGCGAGCGACGTCTACGCGCCGATCACCGGCGAGGTGATGGAAGCCAATGCCGCGCTGGAAGAAGACCCCGCGCTGGTGAACACCTCGCCGGAGGAGGAAGGCTGGTTTTTCCGCATGACCGTCGCCGACAAATCCGAACTCGATGGGCTGATGGACGCGAAAGCCTACAAGGCATTCTGCGACGAACTTTAA
- the gcvT gene encoding glycine cleavage system aminomethyltransferase GcvT has protein sequence MSDTDTQDLAKLPLDAWHRAQGARMVPFAGYEMPIQYTGPSGGIVAEHNWTRESASLFDVSHMGQLVISGEGATEALEALVPGKLSSLKPGNIRYTLLLNEDGGILDDLMVTNMSREDVEEFYLVVNGATKWDDIAHLREHLPDEITMNHLDGRGLVALQGPKAAEALETVFPGVAERLVFMQGTGFEWRGDMIGVARCGYTGEDGFEINISASHIEQLAEALVADDRVRPAGLGARDSLRLEAGLPLYGHDLTVETDPVSADLTFALTKSRRETGGWMGHGRIAQALMSGPETKRVGLKIEGRMPAREGALVYIGDAEIGRVTSGGFSPTLGYPIAMAYIAREQAIEGTEVEIEVRNKRLPATVVPMPFVPHRYYRGK, from the coding sequence ATGAGCGATACCGACACCCAGGATTTGGCCAAGCTGCCGCTCGATGCATGGCATCGCGCGCAGGGCGCCCGCATGGTGCCGTTCGCCGGCTACGAAATGCCGATCCAGTATACCGGCCCGTCCGGCGGCATCGTCGCGGAGCATAATTGGACGCGCGAAAGTGCCAGCCTGTTCGATGTCAGCCACATGGGCCAGCTGGTCATCAGCGGCGAAGGCGCGACCGAGGCGCTCGAGGCGCTCGTTCCCGGCAAGCTGTCGTCGCTGAAACCCGGCAATATCCGCTACACGCTGCTGCTGAACGAAGACGGCGGAATTCTCGACGACCTGATGGTCACCAACATGTCGCGCGAGGATGTCGAAGAGTTCTACCTCGTCGTGAACGGAGCGACCAAGTGGGACGATATCGCCCACCTTCGCGAACACCTGCCCGACGAAATCACGATGAACCATCTCGATGGGCGCGGCCTTGTGGCGCTGCAGGGGCCGAAGGCTGCCGAAGCGCTCGAGACGGTCTTTCCGGGCGTCGCGGAGCGGCTCGTTTTCATGCAGGGCACGGGCTTCGAGTGGAGGGGCGACATGATCGGCGTCGCGCGCTGCGGCTATACCGGCGAGGACGGCTTCGAGATCAATATCTCGGCCAGCCATATCGAACAGCTGGCCGAAGCGCTGGTGGCCGACGATCGGGTCAGGCCTGCCGGGCTCGGCGCACGCGACAGCTTGCGTTTGGAGGCAGGCCTGCCGCTCTACGGCCACGATCTCACGGTCGAGACCGATCCCGTCAGCGCCGACCTGACTTTTGCCCTCACCAAGTCGCGCCGCGAGACCGGCGGGTGGATGGGCCACGGACGCATAGCGCAAGCGCTTATGAGCGGTCCCGAAACCAAGCGCGTCGGCCTGAAGATCGAAGGCCGTATGCCTGCCCGCGAAGGTGCCTTGGTCTATATCGGCGATGCCGAAATCGGCCGCGTTACCAGTGGCGGCTTCTCGCCCACACTCGGCTATCCGATCGCCATGGCCTATATCGCACGAGAGCAGGCCATCGAAGGCACCGAGGTCGAAATCGAAGTTCGCAACAAGCGTCTGCCCGCGACCGTCGTGCCGATGCCGTTCGTACCCCACCGCTACTATCGAGGGAAATAG